One genomic segment of Synechocystis sp. LKSZ1 includes these proteins:
- a CDS encoding type II toxin-antitoxin system CcdA family antitoxin, translating to MTDPLASTPRNAEKEEISIHLDADLLEQLKHLTNEPSRIIEAAVKQWLRGEKERDDDLTRTLRRNPPVPPRGEWND from the coding sequence ATGACTGACCCCCTGGCCTCGACCCCCCGTAATGCCGAGAAAGAAGAAATTTCCATTCATCTGGATGCGGATTTGCTAGAGCAACTCAAACACTTAACCAATGAACCCAGTCGCATCATTGAAGCCGCTGTTAAACAATGGCTCCGGGGTGAAAAAGAACGGGATGATGATCTGACGCGCACTCTCCGCCGGAATCCCCCGGTACCGCCGCGGGGAGAATGGAACGACTAA
- a CDS encoding RluA family pseudouridine synthase, translating into MSQNQCNQGWIYREVVDAQATGQALLDYYSQRYPHSQRREWQARIEAGQILVNGQIQKPTYPLAQGQHLSYQRPPWQEPSVPLDFEVLYEDEDLWLIAKPSGLPVLPGGGFVEHTLLHQLQRRYPQEHPVPIHRLGRGTSGIMLIARSPLARQHLSQQLRERRLYKRYRALIGPGALPCRFDIDQPIGKIAYPRLGYLYGATPTGKAAQSQVMVLERRTAATLVAVRILTGRPHQIRIHLAAVGYPLLGDPLYQRGGLPKPIVADSPSAIPSDCGYWLHAQTLAFEHPRHGGWTTWTCPPPGPLADK; encoded by the coding sequence GTGAGCCAAAATCAGTGCAATCAGGGTTGGATTTATCGAGAGGTAGTAGATGCTCAAGCCACAGGCCAGGCCCTCCTCGACTATTACAGTCAACGTTATCCCCATTCTCAACGGAGGGAATGGCAGGCTCGCATTGAAGCGGGCCAAATTTTAGTCAATGGCCAAATCCAAAAGCCGACCTACCCATTGGCCCAGGGCCAACACTTGAGTTACCAGCGCCCACCCTGGCAGGAACCCTCAGTTCCCCTCGATTTTGAGGTGTTATACGAAGATGAAGACCTCTGGCTGATTGCCAAACCATCCGGCTTACCCGTCCTACCCGGTGGCGGCTTTGTGGAACATACCCTGTTACATCAACTCCAGCGCCGTTATCCCCAGGAACACCCCGTACCGATTCATCGCCTCGGCCGGGGCACCTCCGGTATTATGCTGATTGCCCGTTCTCCCCTAGCCCGCCAACATCTTAGCCAACAATTGCGGGAGCGCCGTCTCTACAAACGCTATCGGGCCTTGATTGGCCCTGGTGCCCTCCCCTGCCGATTTGATATTGACCAACCCATTGGTAAGATTGCCTACCCCCGCCTGGGTTATCTCTACGGCGCAACGCCCACGGGAAAAGCTGCCCAGAGTCAAGTAATGGTTCTGGAGCGACGGACAGCGGCGACCCTGGTGGCAGTTCGTATTCTCACAGGCCGGCCCCATCAAATTCGGATTCATTTAGCAGCGGTGGGTTATCCTTTGCTCGGCGACCCCCTCTACCAAAGGGGAGGGCTACCAAAACCTATAGTGGCCGATAGTCCATCTGCGATTCCCAGTGATTGTGGCTATTGGCTCCATGCCCAGACTCTGGCCTTTGAGCATCCCCGACATGGTGGGTGGACAACCTGGACTTGCCCACCCCCAGGCCCCCTCGCCGATAAGTAG
- a CDS encoding TIGR03279 family radical SAM protein codes for MSDATIRPALISTVLPDSIAAELGFEVGDALVSINGVQPRDLIDYQFLCAEEYLTLEVLDSRGQAHQLEIEKDMDEDLGLGFETALFDGLIQCNNRCPFCFIDQQPPGKRQSLYLKDDDYRLSFLYGSYLTLTNLSSREWQRIEQLRLSPLYVSIHATEPAVRSRLLKNPRAGQIREQLQWFQERRLQIHAQVVVCPGINDGEHLTQTLLDLAQFHQGEIPAVISVAVVPVGLTRFRPAEDELSPVSPVKAREVIAQVQGLQKQFQAQFGGQFAWLADEWFLIARQELPPAAHYEDYPQIGNGVGSIRQFLQQFTDLAEEILPAQVDPPRHYTWVVGNAVEQAFQPLVTRLNTVEGLTVSLVALNSDYWGQEITVTGLLTGQDLMQKLSGRDLGDGLLLPALMLKHDDTCFLDDVTVEEVAKALQVPIFPVADIEALLWHCAEEA; via the coding sequence ATGAGTGATGCAACGATCCGTCCGGCCCTGATTAGTACTGTTTTGCCCGACTCCATTGCGGCGGAACTCGGTTTTGAGGTCGGAGATGCCCTAGTGAGCATTAATGGCGTTCAACCCAGGGATTTAATTGATTACCAATTTCTCTGCGCCGAGGAGTACCTCACCCTAGAAGTCCTCGACAGTCGCGGCCAGGCCCACCAGCTTGAAATCGAAAAAGATATGGATGAAGACTTGGGTTTAGGCTTTGAAACGGCCCTCTTCGATGGTTTAATCCAGTGTAATAATCGTTGTCCCTTTTGCTTTATTGACCAACAACCCCCCGGTAAACGGCAAAGTCTGTACCTCAAAGATGATGATTACCGCCTCAGCTTTCTCTACGGCAGTTACCTAACCCTGACGAACCTCTCCTCGCGGGAATGGCAACGCATTGAACAACTTCGGCTCTCCCCCCTCTACGTCTCGATCCATGCCACCGAACCGGCAGTCCGCAGTCGCCTGTTGAAAAATCCTCGGGCCGGTCAAATTCGCGAACAGTTGCAGTGGTTCCAAGAGCGGCGCCTGCAAATTCATGCCCAGGTAGTGGTGTGTCCCGGTATTAACGATGGAGAACATCTCACCCAAACCCTGCTAGACCTGGCCCAGTTCCACCAAGGGGAGATTCCTGCCGTGATTTCTGTGGCCGTGGTGCCCGTTGGTTTGACCCGTTTTCGGCCCGCTGAGGATGAATTGAGCCCGGTCAGTCCGGTCAAAGCCAGAGAAGTGATTGCCCAAGTCCAGGGCCTGCAGAAGCAATTTCAAGCCCAGTTTGGCGGCCAGTTTGCTTGGTTGGCGGATGAATGGTTTTTGATCGCTCGCCAGGAACTCCCCCCAGCCGCTCACTACGAAGATTATCCCCAGATTGGTAATGGGGTGGGTTCGATTCGGCAATTTCTCCAGCAGTTCACCGATTTGGCCGAAGAGATCTTACCGGCCCAGGTGGATCCCCCCCGACACTATACCTGGGTGGTGGGTAATGCTGTGGAACAGGCCTTTCAACCGCTAGTCACTCGCCTCAACACCGTCGAGGGCCTGACGGTCAGCCTAGTGGCCCTCAATAGTGACTACTGGGGCCAGGAAATTACCGTCACTGGCCTACTAACCGGCCAAGACCTGATGCAAAAACTATCGGGACGTGACCTGGGGGATGGCCTCCTGTTACCGGCCCTGATGCTTAAACACGATGACACTTGTTTTCTTGACGATGTCACTGTTGAGGAAGTGGCCAAGGCCCTGCAGGTGCCGATTTTTCCCGTAGCAGATATCGAGGCCCTGCTGTGGCACTGTGCGGAAGAGGCCTAA
- a CDS encoding MBL fold metallo-hydrolase, whose product MTNERFQIKFWGVRGSIPCPGPDTVYYGGNTTCVEMRVGTERLIFDGGTGLRLLGESLQGQMNLQGHLFFTHTHWDHIQGFPFFAPAFQRGNHFKIYGVPTPDGSTIQARLHDQMLHPNFPVPLQIMQGNLEFYDLEVDETLYIQDICIENRKLNHPGEAVGYRVSWRGIHVAFVTDTEHFPHRLDDNTLYLAHQANVLIIDATYTDDEYYDPQNSRVGWGHSTWQEAIKVAQAAQVKQLILFHHDPSHHDRRMAAIAAEAQQQFPNTLVAQEGLVLEFLPVPLIKS is encoded by the coding sequence ATGACAAACGAGCGCTTTCAAATTAAGTTTTGGGGAGTCCGGGGGAGTATTCCTTGTCCAGGCCCGGATACGGTCTACTACGGCGGTAATACGACCTGCGTTGAAATGCGGGTGGGAACGGAACGACTAATTTTTGATGGGGGAACGGGGCTCAGACTATTGGGAGAATCCCTCCAGGGCCAGATGAATCTCCAGGGCCATCTTTTCTTTACCCATACCCACTGGGATCATATCCAGGGTTTTCCTTTTTTTGCGCCAGCCTTCCAGCGGGGCAATCACTTTAAAATTTATGGTGTACCCACACCTGATGGCTCGACTATCCAGGCCCGGCTCCATGACCAGATGCTCCATCCTAATTTTCCTGTGCCGCTACAGATTATGCAGGGCAATCTGGAGTTCTACGACCTCGAAGTGGACGAAACCCTATACATTCAGGATATTTGTATTGAAAATCGCAAGCTTAACCATCCCGGAGAAGCAGTAGGCTATCGTGTCAGTTGGCGCGGCATTCACGTCGCTTTCGTGACGGATACAGAACATTTTCCCCATCGTTTGGATGACAATACTCTTTATTTGGCCCACCAAGCTAATGTCCTGATCATTGATGCGACCTATACCGATGATGAATATTATGACCCTCAAAACAGTCGCGTCGGTTGGGGTCATTCCACCTGGCAAGAGGCCATTAAAGTGGCCCAGGCTGCCCAAGTCAAGCAACTGATTCTATTTCACCACGACCCTTCCCACCACGACCGACGAATGGCGGCCATTGCCGCCGAGGCCCAGCAACAATTTCCTAATACCCTTGTGGCCCAGGAAGGGCTAGTTTTAGAATTTTTGCCTGTACCATTGATCAAGAGCTAG
- a CDS encoding DUF3386 domain-containing protein, giving the protein MTLTLSAQDLFRTAYESRYTWDAQFPGYHADLTLQQGEECYQGQVQISRDLSVMVQGFEDPTVQESIQHQLRDIVTHRQRRSFEQAHSKNQFRFGETDDSGAQAILVQGDAMGSHYKIRGSEICQVSRVMGPMAFTIDTQECLQTEQGYLPIQYHAIFRDAQSQALRGQRHFQDRYENLNGYYLPVYQKIEAIDSAGQTIVTEFIYTNLELLGD; this is encoded by the coding sequence ATGACGCTAACTCTCTCTGCTCAAGACCTATTTCGGACAGCCTACGAAAGTCGCTATACCTGGGATGCTCAGTTTCCGGGGTATCATGCCGACTTAACCCTCCAACAAGGCGAAGAATGTTACCAAGGCCAGGTGCAAATCAGCAGAGACCTCAGTGTCATGGTCCAGGGTTTTGAAGACCCCACCGTACAAGAGAGTATCCAGCACCAACTCCGAGATATCGTGACCCATCGCCAACGGCGTTCCTTTGAGCAGGCCCACAGCAAAAATCAATTTAGATTCGGTGAAACGGATGATTCCGGAGCCCAAGCGATTCTTGTTCAAGGCGATGCCATGGGGTCTCACTATAAAATCCGGGGGTCAGAGATTTGCCAAGTGAGCCGAGTCATGGGGCCAATGGCCTTCACCATTGACACTCAGGAATGCCTACAAACAGAGCAAGGTTACTTGCCCATTCAATACCATGCGATTTTCCGAGACGCCCAAAGTCAGGCCCTGCGAGGCCAACGGCACTTTCAAGACCGGTACGAAAATCTGAACGGTTACTATCTGCCTGTCTATCAAAAAATTGAAGCGATAGACTCAGCAGGACAGACCATCGTCACGGAATTCATCTACACTAACCTGGAATTATTAGGTGACTAA
- a CDS encoding NifU family protein produces MELTLDNVETVLDELRPYLMADGGNVEVVELDGPIVKLRLQGACGSCPSSTMTLRMGIERKLREMIPEIAEVEQVL; encoded by the coding sequence ATGGAACTTACCCTAGACAACGTCGAAACCGTCCTAGATGAATTGCGTCCTTACTTGATGGCCGATGGCGGCAATGTGGAAGTGGTCGAACTCGATGGCCCCATTGTAAAACTCCGTCTTCAGGGAGCCTGTGGTTCCTGTCCCAGTTCTACCATGACCCTACGCATGGGCATCGAGCGCAAACTCCGGGAAATGATTCCTGAAATTGCAGAGGTAGAGCAAGTCCTCTAG
- a CDS encoding alpha/beta hydrolase has product MSVPSALTIYAPFPQEPHHHHLLILLHGWGADADDLAPLAQSLDLPSYHFLFPSAPFPHPHVSQGKAWYALESQDESGLALSRQLLRQWLLGLESTTGIPLQRTILAGFSQGAAMALDVGLDLPLAGICILSGYLHFQPDVRNATIPPILIIHGRQDGVVPIGAARQARDILHQFQPALEYEEFDMGHEIPSSVVTRLQTFVQQQTAPLS; this is encoded by the coding sequence TTGTCTGTTCCCTCAGCCCTGACGATTTACGCCCCTTTTCCTCAGGAACCCCACCATCACCATCTGCTGATTTTGCTCCATGGTTGGGGGGCCGATGCCGATGACCTGGCCCCCTTGGCCCAGAGTCTTGATTTACCGTCCTATCACTTTCTTTTTCCCAGCGCACCGTTTCCCCATCCCCACGTGAGTCAAGGAAAAGCCTGGTATGCCCTAGAAAGCCAGGATGAGAGCGGTTTGGCCCTTAGCCGTCAGCTACTACGGCAGTGGTTATTGGGTCTGGAATCAACCACGGGAATTCCTCTCCAGCGCACGATTCTAGCGGGTTTTTCCCAGGGAGCCGCCATGGCCCTGGATGTGGGGCTAGACCTCCCCCTAGCGGGGATTTGTATCCTGAGTGGTTATCTGCATTTTCAGCCGGACGTCAGGAATGCGACTATTCCTCCTATCCTGATCATTCATGGCCGCCAAGACGGGGTCGTTCCCATTGGGGCTGCTCGCCAAGCCCGAGATATCCTGCATCAATTTCAGCCGGCTTTAGAGTACGAAGAGTTCGATATGGGTCACGAAATTCCATCCTCCGTTGTGACTCGCCTGCAAACCTTTGTGCAACAGCAAACTGCTCCTTTAAGCTGA